From one Anopheles cruzii chromosome 3, idAnoCruzAS_RS32_06, whole genome shotgun sequence genomic stretch:
- the LOC128273998 gene encoding cullin-3: MNRVSTQKKEGKMRIRAFPMTMDEKYVESIWTLLKNAIQEIQKKNNSGLSFEELYRNAYTMVLHKHGERLYTGLKEVVTHHLETKVREEVLRSFNCNFLQTLNQCWTDHQTSMVMIRDILMYMDRVYVQQNDVDNVYNLGLIIFRDQVVRFPRIRDHMRETLLNMVMCERKGEAIDHIAIKNACQMLMVLGINQRWVYEEDFERPFLTQSAAFYKLESQKFLAENSASVYIRRVEARITEEAERAKLYLDESTESRIVEVVEDELIKKHMRTIVEMENSGVVYMLQNTKTEDLACMHKLFSRVGGGLKTIADCVSQNLRSLGRNLVKEEENGSTNPITFVQNLLDLKDRSDHFLIHSFNNDKTFKNMISSDFEHFLNLNSKSPEYLSLFIDDKLKKGCKGMSEQEIETILDKTMVLFRYLQEKDVFERYYKAHLAKRLLLNKSVSDDSEKNMISKLKTECGCQFTSKLEGMFKDMSVSNTVMDEFKNHISNDCTALEGVELSVRILTTGFWPTQSVTPNCNIPLAPRKAFETFKRFYLAKHSGRQLTLQPQLGTVYMNAEFYGVKVEKEKGDGSCSSSAPSGSSSSPPATTSGSQDAPKRHVLQLSTYQMCVLMLFNTRERMTYEDIQQETDIPSKDLIRALQSLSMGKQQQRLLVRTPKTSKEIVSTDEFYVNDAFVSKFHKVKIQTVAAKGESEPERKETRSKVDEDRKHEIEAAIVRIMKARKKMPHNLLVSDVTTQLKSRFLPSPVIIKKRIEGLIEREYLARTPEDRKIYVYLA; this comes from the exons ATGAATCGGGTATCGACACAAAAGAAGGAAGGCAAGATGCGAATCCGTGCCTTTCCG ATGACGATGGACGAAAAGTATGTGGAGTCGATATGGACCCTGCTGAAGAACGCAATACAGGAGATCCAGAAGAAGAACAACTCTGGCCTTTCGTTTGAGGAACTGTATCGGAACGCGTACACGATGGTGCTGCATAAGCATGGCGAGCGGCTGTACACTGGCCTCAAAGAAGTCGTCACACACCATCTGGAGACGAAGGTACGCGAGGAAGTGCTGCGCAGCTTCAACTGCAACTTTCTGCAGACACTCAACCAGTGCTGGACCGATCATCAGACGTCGATGGTGATGATTCGTGACATTTTGATGTACATGGACCGAGTCTACGTGCAGCAGAACGACGTGGACAATGTATACAATCTCGGGTTGATCATCTTTCGCGATCAG GTGGTTCGCTTTCCACGGATTCGTGATCATATGCGCGAAACGCTGCTGAATATGGTGATGTGTGAGCGCAAGGGTGAAGCGATCGATCACATTGCGATCAAGAACGCGTGCCAGATGCTGATGGTGCTCGGCATCAATCAGCGCTGGGTGTACGAGGAGGACTTTGAGCGTCCCTTCCTGACGCAATCGGCCGCGTTCTACAAGCTCGAGTCGCAGAAGTTCCTCGCCGAAAACAGTGCCAGCGTGTACATCCGGCGGGTCGAGGCGCGCATCACTGAGGAAGCGGAGCGGGCCAAACTGTACCTGGACGAGAGCACCGAGAGCCGCATCGTGGAGGTGGTCGAGGACGAGCTGATTAAGAAGCACATGCGCACGATTGTCGAAATGGAGAACTCAGGCGTGGTGTACATGTTGCAGAACACGAAAACGGAAGATCTGGCCTGCATGCACAAACTGTTTTCACGCGTTGGCGGTGGGTTGAAAACGATCGCCGACTGCGTGTCGCAAAACTTGCGATCGTTGGGCCGCAACTTGGTGAAAGAGGAGGAAAATGGAAGCACGAACCCGATCACTTTCGTGCAGAATCTGCTCGATCTTAAGGATCGTTCCGATCACTTCCTGATCCACTCGTTCAACAACGACAAAACGTTCAAGAACATGATATCGTCCGACTTTGAGCACTTCCTTAATCTCAACAGCAAATCGCCGGAGTATTTGTCCCTGTTTATCGACGACAAGTTGAAGAAGGGCTGCAAAGGA ATGTCGGAACAGGAAATTGAAACCATATTGGACAAAACGATGGTATTATTCAGATATTTGCAAGAGAAGGATGTGTTCGAGCGTTACTACAAGGCACATCTTGCgaagcggctgctgctgaacaaATCGGTCAGCGACGACTCTGAGAAGAACATGATATCAAAATTAAAG acTGAATGTGGTTGTCAATTTACCTCAAAATTGGAAGGAATGTTCAAGGACATGTCCGTTTCGAACACAGTCATGGATGAGTTCAAAAATCACATCAGCAATGACTGCACCGCCCTTGAGGGTGTCGAACTGTCCGTGCGGATTCTAACGACTGGCTTCTGGCCAACGCAG TCGGTTACGCCGAACTGCAACATCCCGCTAGCACCACGCAAAGCCTTCGAAACGTTTAAGCGATTCTATCTGGCCAAGCATTCAGGTCGACAGCTTACACTACAGCCACAGCTGG GAACGGTCTATATGAATGCCGAATTTTATGGCGTTAAGGTGGAGAAGGAAAAGGGCGACGGAAGTTGTAGCAGTTCCGCACCATcgggcagcagtagcagtccACCGGCCACGACATCCGGTTCGCAGGATGCACCCAAACGGCACGTGCTTCAGCTATCGACGTATCAG ATGTGTGTGCTGATGTTGTTCAACACCCGCGAAAGGATGACATACGAAGACATCCAGCAGGAAACGGACATCCCTAGTAAAGATCTTATCCGCGCTCTGCAGTCACTGTCGATgggcaagcagcagcaacggctaCTCGTACGAACACCGAAAACATCGAAGGAAATCGTCTCTACCGATGAATTTTACGTGAACGATGCATTCGTTTCGAAATTCCACAA GGTAAAAATTCAAACCGTCGCCGCCAAGGGAGAATCGGAACCGGAGCGTAAGGAGACGCGAAGCAAGGTCGACGAGGACCGAAAACATGAAATAGAAGCCGCCATAGTGCGCATAATGAAAGCTCGAAAGAAGATGCCT CATAACCTTCTTGTGTCCGATGTTACGACACAGCTGAAGAGTCGATTCCTGCCGTCACCGGTGATTATCAAAAAGAGAATAGAGGGCCTGATCGAGCGCGAATATCTGGCCCGCACTCCGGAGGATAGAAAAATCTACGTGTATTTAGCTTAA
- the LOC128271530 gene encoding rootletin-like gives MDTKGGRPNQSVIPAERSPEIVVQSRSPHSSLVEEEGVLPQQLADSSLNHQLLEQLNGQYEKQLQLVANERMDDDGLKLSVYVDWVASLRTINTELVESLREMQDTCLERMQLMRANYLKDLVRFGPDIRLKQLHPVGGDVGDLVGRGENQSDDRPASDRTVSLELSSNYPIVPTTDGMLLGELELKSRELEELRKKLADQRQLTDDRGLMVEQLRNLAKERDKQLDDKCKEMDILQHQISLLNAQLVKAKMSAAALTDNKSLISEITDHHDKITQLKQKLKEQEDKLRQANIAIQYRDGIISHQRQEIKMLNEQTTLCPARTDTPLQHCTSSDSEGLVLLPVACSSSGYHSIRSDPVDGSTIARASSNQFFDTIQKQSETESEYVAMLKQELFDMREQLHEYKRSHSATCNAERCALESFVKDRDTSKALLRLRNTCEELLQSTEKFCLAETAAGETVASGNELRFVDDEELIEALRDRCEVLCRKLAEHAAGGDQDEGIGSTTTSRLGNVSEDQHPQTVCHERHCAEVVVGALVIPAKRVLGKETVNSASESLSSFSLGPDEGCAMQGLIDDLKKEIESKDLVLRDRHVELERAAEKLASRDRQLQLCRAKQEALGGQTMTLQNRIDDLEQSVDDQCRIVTMLKAENSKLIQQAEDLKETLQQYRDNLQKTSEEKVAIEDECKNQLVTISNLRVALEETKRSGSSSVNVLHEVVESLQLEVMLLSEQLNASFKENIAKDNELDNYRDSNLQLRCQLAEMSRELGDLKDMAEAVDIRHELSDQKSLYFALLKNDVKQMQDQLNGVRCEIVSRQQDLGHLSFFREKCAEMERIHEVELSQQRSKHSNELKDLRREIEQLSNQLATSMDSSKHHEQTVQELATLQATILELGDHNEVLQKTIQSYQDSIVQLEQQFGASDHQLSGAKLELEELRSRCNEQENKIGSLKADRDRLVGELATHKRMCKCGFNNGSGSRERAKTPLSHSLQKQLDAKTREASRAQEELLQRCEEWKKREAEYVVQRVQATEQATRLIEQLSELKGRNSILEQSIFTKCELLDRLQHNLRDVNRTLAMKLDLLTEVDTKNANLADALEKARKDALMCEKRCMEELSNVRRSSMDQKNQLQQYESQNGRLRAEVDALREKCEHIANEREALKDETQGLRERLATFEGKESALCEVVKSNQNELAIKSSRLLELEETNRKLSQNYQQVQGFSADLNKQYQRTQLELEQMKECSSKLLEFKQQTLNTKDITRKSIAEWKEREARYNQEILRLKKRTEMLEQDRTKLVTKLEGYHRDNTILSRRVHQAQQQPARQHSPYDENRRSNNLTPLHQTFYPPEAYRLARSSSDPNCNEPNDLLHKVEFTCSQLQQIRKFWHQGIKQAFPTEP, from the exons ATGGACACAAAGGGTGGACGACCGAATCAGTCAGTGATTCCAGCGGAAAGATCTCCCGAAATTGTAGTTCAAAGTCGATCCCCACACTCATCGCTGGTGGAGGAAGAAGGAGTCCTTCCGCAGCAACTGGCCGACTCGTCGTTAAATCACCAGTTGCTGGAACAGCTAAATGGTCAGTACGAAAAACAGCTCCAGTTGGTCGCCAACGAACGgatggacgacgacgggctcAAG CTCTCCGTGTACGTAGATTGGGTGGCCAGTCTGCGAACGATCAACACCGAGCTGGTCGAGTCGTTGCGGGAGATGCAAGACACCTGCCTGGAGCGGATGCAGTTGATGCGTGCCAACTACCTGAAGGATTTGGTCCGCTTCGGACCCGACATTCGGCTCAAACAGCTGCACCCGGTCGGTGGAGATGTTGGCGACTTGGTAGGCCGTGGAGAAAACCAGAGCGACGATCGGCCGGCCAGTGATCGAACGGTATCGCTCGAGCTTTCCTCAAACTATCCGATCGTTCCGACCACGGATGGTATGCTGCTGGGGGAGTTGGAACTTAAATCACG CGAACTTGAGGAGCTGCGCAAGAAACTAGCCGACCAACGGCAACTTACGGACGACCGGGGTTTGATGGTAGAACAGCTACGAAACTTGGCGAAAGAGAGGGACAAGCAGCTGGACGATAAGTGCAAGGAGATGGACATACTGCAGCATCAGATCAGCTTACTGAACGCTCAGCTCGTGAAGGCAAAAATG tcggcggcggccttgACCGATAACAAGAGTCTGATTTCGGAGATCACTGATCACCACGATAAGATCACGCAGCTGAAGCAGAAGTTGAAGGAGCAGGAGGATAAACTGCGCCAGGCCAATATTGCGATTCAGTACCGGGACGGAATAATCTCACATCAACGCCAAGAGATCAAAATGCTGAATGAG CAAACAACATTATGCCCCGCCAGAACCGATACGCCGTTGCAACACTGCACCTCGTCCGACTCCGAAGGTCTCGTCCTGCTGCCGGTCGCGTGTTCATCCTCTGGCTACCATTCcatccggtccgatccggtaGACGGGTCAACGATCGCGAGAGCCTCATCGAACCAGTTTTTTGACACGATACAGAAGCaaagcgaaacggaatcgGAGTACGTGGCCATGCTGAAGCAGGAGCTGTTCGACATGCGGGAACAGCTTCATGAGTACAAACGATCGCACAGCGCTACTTGCAATGCGGAGCGGTGTGCTTTAGAATCGTTCGTCAAGGATCGCGACACCAGCAAGGCTTTGCTACGTTTGCGAAACACCTGCGAGGAGTTACTGCAAAGTACCGAAAAGTTTTGCCTCGCTGAAACCGCGGCGGGTGAAACTGTCGCCAGCGGAAACGAATTGCGGTTCGTGGATGATGAAGAACTGATTGAAGCGCTGCGTGATCGCTGTGAAGTGTTGTGCCGAAAGTTAGCGGAACACGCTGCCGGTGGTGATCAGGATGAAGGCATTGGCAGTACGACCACATCCCGGTTGGGAAACGTTTCGGAGGATCAGCACCCACAAACGGTTTGCCACGAACGTCACTGTGCGGAAGTGGTCGTCGGGGCACTGGTGATACCGGCCAAGCGTGTG CTGGGCAAGGAAACCGTCAACAGTGCCAGTGAATCGTTGAGCTCGTTCTCGCTCGGACCGGATGAAGGATGTGCGATGCAAGGGCTGATCGACGATCTGAAGAaagaaatcgaatcgaaggaCTTGGTGTTGCGCGATCGGCATGTGGAACTGGAGCGGGCGGCAGAGAAGTTGGCCAGCCGCGACCGACAGCTGCAGCTGTGCCGGGCGAAACAGGAAGCGCTCGGTGGCCAAACGATGACCCTACAAAACCGG ATCGATGATTTGGAACAATCGGTGGACGATCAATGCCGGATCGTTACAATGTTGAAGGCCGAAAATTCCAAACTCATACAGCAAGCAGAGGATCTGAAGGAAACG CTGCAGCAGTATCGAGATAATTTGCAGAAAACCAGCGAGGAGAAGGTTGCTATCGAGGACGAG TGCAAAAACCAGCTCGTCACGATCTCTAATCTGCGCGTTGCCTTagaagaaacgaaacgcaGTGGTAGCTCATCT GTCAATGTACTGCACGAGGTAGTGGAAAGTTTACAGCTCGAGGTGATGCTTCTCAGTGAGCAGCTAAACGCGTCCTTCAAAGAG AATATCGCCAAAGACAACGAGCTAGACAACTACCGTGACTCCAATCTGCAGCTTCGGTGCCAGCTGGCCGAGATGAGCCGAGAGTTGGGAGACCTGAAGGATATGGCCGAGGCGGTTGACATTCGCCACGAG CTAAGTGACCAAAAATCTCTCTACTTTGCGCTGCTGAAGAATGACGTTAAACAAATGCAGGACCAGCTGAACGGTGTCCGGTGCGAAATCGTTTCGAGGCAACAGGATCTGGGACACTTGAGCTTTTTCCGGGAGAAGTGTGCCGAAATG GAACGTATTCACGAAGTGGAGCTAAGCCAGCAGCGTAGCAAACATTCCAACGAACTGAAGGACCTGCGGCGTGAAATCGAGCAATTGAGCAATCAGTTGGCCACCTCGATGGACTCG AGCAAACATCACGAACAGACGGTACAAGAGCTGGCCACACTGCAGGCGACAATCCTAGAGCTGGGCGATCATAACGAGGTGCTGCAAAAGACGATACAATCCTACCAGGACAGCATCGTTCAGCTCGAGCAACAGTTTGGCGCTTCCGACCATCAGCTATCGGGAGCgaagctggagctggaagaGCTACGATCGCGCTGCAATGAGCAGGAGAACAAAATTGGCAGTTTAAAGGCGGACAGGGACCGGCTGGTTGGCGAGCTGGCGACGCATAAGCGAATGTGCAAATGTGGCTTCAATAACGGATCCGGTTCTCGCGAAAGG GCCAAAACACCTCTGTCGCACTCGCTGCAGAAGCAGTTGGATGCGAAGACGAGAGAAGCATCGCGTGCCCAGGAGGAGCTTCTTCAACGCTGCGAAGAGTGGAAAAAGCGCGAAGCCGAATACGTGGTCCAACGGGTGCAGGCCACAGAGCAAGCAACCCGATTGATCGAACAGCTGAGTGAACTGAAAGGCCGGAACAGTATCCTGGAGCAGTCGATCTTTACCAAGTGCGAGCTGCTGGACCGCTTGCAGCACAATCTGCGCGACGTAAATCGGACGCTCGCAATGAAGCTGGATCTGCTGACGGAAGTGGATACGAAGAATGCCAA CCTGGCGGATGCGCTGGAAAAAGCACGCAAGGACGCACTGATGTGTGAGAAACGCTGCATGGAAGAGCTGAGTAACGTACGGCGTAGTTCGATGGACCAGAAGAACCAACTACAGCAATACGAGTCTCAGAATGGTCGGTTGCGGGCGGAAGTTGACGCGTTGAGAGAGAAGTGTGAACACATTGCGAATGAG CGCGAGGCTTTGAAGGACGAAACGCAGGGACTGCGGGAACGATTGGCAACGTTCGAAGGTAAAGAAAGCGCCCTTTGTGAGGTAGtgaaatcgaaccaaaatGAGCTTGCCATTAAATCATCACGGCTGCTG GAATTGGAGGAAACGAACCGCAAGCTAAGCCAAAACTATCAGCAGGTGCAGGGCTTTAGTGCAGATCTGAACAAACAGTACCAGCGGACGCAGTTGGAACTGGAGCAGATGAAGGAGTGTTCGTCGAAGCTACTGGAGTTTAAGCAACAAACCCTTAACACGAAGGACATCACTCGCAAAAGTATAGCGGAGTGGAAGGAACGCGAAGCCCGGTACAATCAGGAGATATTGCGGCTAAAGAAACGCACCGAAATGCTCGAACAGGATCGGACAAAGCTGGTTACCAAGCTGGAAGGATACCATCGCGATAATACGATTCTCAGCAGAAGAGTGCACCaggcgcaacagcagccggcgcGACAACATTCGCCCTACGACGAGAACCGGAG AAGCAATAACCTTACACCGCTGCACCAGACGTTTTACCCACCGGAAGCGTACAGATTGGCGCGATCGAGCAGTGATCCTAACTGTAACGAG cCCAACGATTTGCTGCACAAAGTGGAATTCACTTGCAGCCAGTTGCAACAAATCAGGAAGTTTTGGCATCAAGGCATCAAACAGGCGTTTCCAACGGAACCGTAG